In Streptomyces chartreusis NRRL 3882, the following are encoded in one genomic region:
- a CDS encoding GNAT family N-acetyltransferase — translation MDRTVRAWVDGWIVSRGAAPPVAEPWGCTIDVGTNGHVTRHVFGATGDDLDETSVRKVAGAVTGDGVWLKAFRHPSVVAGWLDDSWWIDPEPGYLMTVPLAPGSAPDVPDGYRLRSWSRGGVTRVMVAAPDGSLAARGQMAPTGATAVADQIETAPEHRRRGLGSLVMRTLQSAAVRQGAQTGVLAGTPAGRGLYEALGWEVVAPLTSAKHCPRA, via the coding sequence GTGGACAGGACCGTGCGGGCGTGGGTGGACGGGTGGATCGTGTCGCGCGGGGCGGCTCCGCCCGTGGCCGAGCCATGGGGCTGCACGATCGACGTGGGGACGAACGGCCACGTCACACGACACGTGTTCGGCGCGACCGGCGACGACCTCGACGAGACGTCCGTCCGCAAGGTGGCCGGCGCGGTGACCGGGGACGGGGTGTGGCTGAAGGCGTTCCGGCACCCGTCCGTGGTCGCCGGTTGGCTCGACGACAGCTGGTGGATCGACCCCGAGCCCGGCTATCTGATGACGGTCCCGCTGGCCCCGGGAAGTGCCCCGGACGTGCCCGACGGCTACCGGCTGCGCAGCTGGTCGCGCGGCGGGGTGACGCGTGTGATGGTGGCAGCCCCGGACGGTTCGCTGGCGGCACGTGGCCAGATGGCCCCGACGGGCGCCACCGCCGTCGCCGACCAGATCGAGACGGCCCCGGAGCATCGCCGCAGGGGACTCGGCAGCCTCGTCATGCGGACGTTGCAGAGCGCCGCCGTGCGGCAAGGGGCACAGACCGGGGTCCTCGCCGGTACGCCCGCGGGGCGAGGGCTCTACGAGGCGCTGGGCTGGGAGGTGGTGGCCCCGCTCACCAGCGCGAAGCACTGCCCGCGGGCCTGA
- a CDS encoding rhomboid-like protein, which produces MDRTAPADETATPAPSGAPVSDVSALLDGVPRQRSGGGVPCATVGPGVREPTAVKRPRLRVPGVWRLLPTPTGTPFTFGYGIVLCLTSLFSAYADPALVHALLQGSSTDVAHLVRTPELVLIGSALWLAGGVASPFAIGFVLVLTALERRIGGLRTAGVFLLGHVLATLATEVPVGLAVLAGQLPESSLHRLDYGVSFGVAAGTGALAGLLPLWLRVPLLAGFGGMLLQDLLDLTDPMTNWGHLIALAIGVATWPVVRRWRRRRVGSIGPVRG; this is translated from the coding sequence GTGGATCGCACCGCGCCGGCCGACGAGACGGCCACGCCGGCGCCTTCGGGCGCGCCGGTTTCCGACGTGTCGGCGCTGCTGGACGGGGTGCCGCGGCAGCGGTCCGGCGGTGGAGTGCCGTGCGCGACCGTGGGTCCGGGCGTACGAGAGCCCACGGCGGTGAAGAGACCTCGGCTTCGGGTGCCGGGGGTCTGGCGGCTGCTCCCCACTCCCACGGGTACGCCGTTCACGTTCGGGTACGGGATCGTCCTCTGCCTGACCTCGCTGTTCTCCGCGTACGCGGACCCCGCCCTGGTGCACGCCCTGCTCCAGGGGTCCAGTACGGATGTGGCGCACCTGGTGCGGACGCCGGAGCTGGTGCTGATCGGCAGTGCGCTGTGGCTCGCGGGCGGAGTGGCCTCGCCGTTCGCGATCGGGTTCGTGCTCGTGCTGACCGCGCTGGAACGGCGGATCGGCGGCCTGCGCACGGCCGGTGTCTTCCTGCTCGGGCACGTCCTCGCCACCCTGGCGACCGAGGTCCCGGTCGGGCTCGCGGTGCTGGCGGGGCAGCTCCCCGAGAGTTCGCTGCACCGCCTCGACTACGGCGTCAGCTTCGGTGTCGCCGCCGGCACCGGCGCCCTGGCCGGGCTGCTGCCGCTCTGGCTGCGCGTGCCGCTGCTGGCCGGCTTCGGCGGGATGCTGCTCCAGGACCTGCTCGACCTCACCGACCCGATGACGAACTGGGGGCATCTGATCGCCCTGGCCATCGGTGTCGCGACCTGGCCGGTGGTCCGGCGGTGGCGGAGGAGGCGCGTCGGCTCGATCGGTCCGGTCCGGGGCTGA
- a CDS encoding spermidine synthase, producing the protein MPTSNDTPHVLDRREGPHGEVVLRRHGDRLEIIANGCFLMDTSDGRSERRLVDAALDALTGRDHPDVLIGGLGVGFSLAHAAANPRWGGITVVERERAIVEWHLDGPLSAFSAEALADPRTEIVEADLVAYVNETSATYDALCLDIDNGPGWTVTEGNENLYGKAGLASCARVLRPGGVLAVWSAQPSPEFEETLWNAGFQQVRTEEIPVARGVPDVVHLGISPG; encoded by the coding sequence ATGCCCACCTCGAACGACACCCCCCACGTGCTGGACCGTCGCGAGGGCCCGCACGGCGAGGTCGTGCTGCGACGGCACGGCGACCGGCTGGAGATCATCGCGAACGGCTGTTTCCTGATGGACACCTCCGACGGCCGCTCGGAGCGGCGGCTCGTCGACGCGGCCCTGGACGCCCTGACCGGCCGGGACCACCCGGACGTGCTGATCGGCGGGCTCGGCGTCGGCTTCTCCCTCGCCCACGCGGCGGCGAACCCGCGCTGGGGAGGGATCACGGTCGTGGAACGCGAGCGCGCGATTGTCGAATGGCACCTCGACGGCCCGCTCTCCGCGTTCTCCGCCGAGGCCCTCGCCGACCCCCGCACTGAAATCGTCGAAGCCGATCTCGTGGCCTACGTCAATGAGACATCCGCCACGTACGACGCCCTGTGCCTCGACATCGACAACGGGCCCGGCTGGACCGTCACGGAGGGCAACGAAAATCTCTACGGCAAGGCCGGACTGGCAAGCTGCGCAAGGGTGTTGAGACCCGGCGGGGTGCTCGCCGTCTGGTCCGCCCAGCCCTCTCCGGAATTCGAAGAAACCTTGTGGAATGCCGGGTTCCAACAGGTGCGTACCGAAGAGATCCCGGTTGCCCGGGGCGTTCCGGACGTCGTGCACCTCGGCATCAGCCCTGGATAG